The following nucleotide sequence is from Mangifera indica cultivar Alphonso chromosome 17, CATAS_Mindica_2.1, whole genome shotgun sequence.
TTAATGTTATGTTAGAAGACTACAGCTTAGTTCAACTTGAAACTTTCTGATAATGTCttatgaaattactattttaaagCTAAAATTTCTATATCTTGTTATGCAGTTGACTTGAAAAATCTTTATCATTGTTTAAACCATTTCCAGGATGTAATTTGTGATATTTTGTTAGGCTGTGACTTTTGTGGATTCTGTTACTTATCCCTTCCCTTTCAGTTTATGTTAACATAGATCTGGTGAATAAAGTCCATGATTGTTGCAAAATCTTAATGATGTCTTGCTATCAGTAGCTGTAAATAGAAATATATGTGCTTTCGTACTgcatattttaaacattattgTCTTGCAGATGATGCCTTGAGAAAACTTGAGGAAAGAGGAGTGGTCATACGTTTTGTGATTGGTCGAAGGTTTGCACACAAGCTCTAATCCTTTTGTTAATATCTATTTggctttctttttccttttcagtTGTTTGATTGTTTGGCTCCTGTGGTATTTCTGGTGTTACAATTATTATTAGTACTAATGGATAttctttgataataattttatggttTTGAATCCGGCAGTCCCAATCGTGGTGATAGCTTAGATCGGAATATCGATGAGGAAAATCGCACTACAAAGGATTTCTTGATTCTTGTAAGCAGtaataactaaatttattacatttttctggTTGAAATATTTGctgttgattttgaataaatcaCCAGAAATAGATTATGAATATATGGTACAAGACTAGCGTAATCATCATGTTTCGAAATCTAATTTCTGAAAttcttatttcctttaaaaaaaaaaaaaagaaagataccCAGGGTGAATATTACTTGCCTGCATTTCGATGATCAATCTTTTTTTGTGGTGTACGAGTAGTTTATAGACAGACTTGTTCAAAAGCCAATCCCCTTCCTTATTTTCTCCCCGCCAAAGTTTTTGGTTGAGTATTGAGTAGTTTTACAATAGTTGACTATCCAAAAGTTGGCCAAGTGCAATATATAGGATATGAATATGTCATATTATCTCTATCAGGAAGCTCATGAGGAAGCTCAAGAAGAGTTGCCCAAAAAAGCAAAGTACTTCTTCAGCACTGCAGTTCAAATGTGGGATGCAGAGTTTTATGTAAAGGTTGATGATGATATTGACCTTGATCTAGGTAGATCTTTGCATACAATCTGTTTCTATAAAACATCATTAATTAGCATAGcctagttattaaaatttttggatcAACTTGTTACCTGGCATCACAGAGGGACTGATTGGACTTCTTGATCATAGTCGTGGTCAAGATGGTGCTTATATTGGATGCATGAAGTCAGGGGATGTTATAACTGAAGAGTATGTTACCATATCTTATTGGACTTAATCATGATTGCTTATTTGTTTCTACATGGCTGATCTAAACACACATTTGCTCCAAATTTTCAGAATTTGTTGTTCTTTAAAATATGGAAGAGCTTTCCTAATTCATTTCAAATACTAGGATATAGCATACCAATCTAGAATCTCATCAATAATCTTTTTGAACTTCAGGGGAAAGCAATGGTATGAACCTGATTGGTGGAAATTCGGGGATGGGAAATCGTAAGTGGATCATATTTGTCATTTTGGTACATTTTTGTATATACTTATGTAATCTCATGtcaccttttattttttgtcattttgttcTTCTTGATTGTGGTTTTGTTCAATTGATGGTACAGTAACTGTAAGTGAATTTTCTCTCTGTGGAAAATTTCCTTATTTTATAGATATTCCTGAGTATTGCTTCAGTAGCTGCAATATGAAAACAGAGTTTGCTAACTTTGTCCCCATTCAGGTACTTCCGACATGCATCTAGTGCAGTTATCGTGCTCTCCGAAAATTTAGCTCAATATATCAACATAAACAGGTTAGCTGTCAATTATATTGCTGAAAGAGTGGTATCTATTCAGATATGAAGTTCTGGTTAATTTTGGTTGTGTTTTGCCCGGTGATTCTGTGCACTTATATGCTGATTTATAATATCCTAGAATCATGTCCAATGAAATGCAACTGaacatgagtttcaatcttaTGTTCTATTCTTTGTTGCTTGCAGTGCATCTCTAAAGACATATGCACATGACGATACATCAGTGGGTTCCTGGATGATGGGTGTCCAAGCAACATATAAAGACGAGAATCGTCTTTGCTGCAGTAGCATTAACCAAGGTGAACTTCCTTCCTAGGTGTCTGACATTTGGTTTCTGTCTTTCACTTGTTAGTCAATGACCGAGAGGTACAATCTAATGACAAGATAGGTCGATCTGGTTAATTAAAGTATGAAtcattgattgaaaattttgaaaagagtCACTACTAACCTATCCATGCcatggttttgaaaattgaactAGCCAGTTGGACCTATTTGATCGGGGACCAGGGGCAAGTCTAGTCCTGTTGATGGATTAAACTGCTAAAAGCTATGAACCATGATGAATGGCAGTCGAACGAACCCAAATATTCCAGTTCATCGTTCAACTACTAATTTACCCTTGTGTTGACATCAACatacaaataatcaattttttattgcagTGGCCAAGACTTGAACTTGAGTCCCAACCGTTGGCATGACATGCGGAGCACCACCAGCCACACAGTTTAACCTATATTTTggatattataaagaaaattaaaaaattttgcatttgcTAAAACTTGAACCCAATATATTGTGttatcaaacaaaattcaattttaaataaatgaaatttgaattttatatttaatgattaaatagtataaattgttttgaatattatttttattatgtattatacAGCACACTGGTCTAACCACCAGTTAATTGGTTAATTAGCTAGTTGACCTGTATCAATCCTTTCATTGTGTCAATGCCCATTCCAggtctaaaaacattgattCATGCAACTTTTGTTAACAACCtgcttttcatttttatttttcagataAGGTGTGTTCCTTGGCTTGATTGAAGGGGCAGCTCGACAAACCATATCGACTTGGTTGTTAGCTGTTGGCATTGAACTAGACTTTGTGAGCATTATCATTGCTTTGGGTACTAGCTGTGCATGCTTCTTGGTTGCATATTGCAGTGCAGAATTTGTGAGGGCATCAAGATCATTCTTTTTAGATGTAGAGACTGGAACATCGGTCAATATAACTGCAAATCATTGAGGATGCTAAATGCTGAAATACTGGTAAGTTGGTAACAGAAATTTGTCTGTTATCAATATCGAAGCCATAATGAATTTTCCAATGGAATAATACAGTTTTTGTTGGTTGAACAGTTAAGTACTTGAGTGGTAAATTTGATTTATGCCAATGccatttatattcataaaaaattgtaGATGATGGTCAAACTGTTCAAACTAATTTCTATCCAGAGATGAACTTGAACATTGATGGGAACCAGAAAAAATGGTCTCTATTAAAGCTGGTGGTAGTTCATAATATCATAGAATACTGTTTATGTCGTGTCTTTTTGTATTACAGGTTAGAAAACACTCAATTCAAATACaatttgaattagaattgtATCGAAAACACCTAATCCAAGCATTACCCTTTTTATGAATAGGTTTGACATTATTTTAGAAAGAAGTCATTTCATGgtataaaacaatttattttgacatgaaatgacatgtttttatttatatgtgacTAAGGGTGGATTTGAATATAAGTGGATCATTGGTGATAAAAG
It contains:
- the LOC123201078 gene encoding hydroxyproline O-galactosyltransferase HPGT3-like, which codes for MDNSLPTSTKPDRRSRSKPLQTSKPSIVMAFFSCVAWLYVAGRLWQDAENRTLLTSLLKKNSEQRPKVLTVEDKLMLLGCKDLERRIVEAEMDLTLAKSQGYMKNQLWQNDSSSGKRLLAVIGVYTGFGSRLKRNVFRGTWMPRDDALRKLEERGVVIRFVIGRSPNRGDSLDRNIDEENRTTKDFLILEAHEEAQEELPKKAKYFFSTAVQMWDAEFYVKVDDDIDLDLEGLIGLLDHSRGQDGAYIGCMKSGDVITEEGKQWYEPDWWKFGDGKSYFRHASSAVIVLSENLAQYININSASLKTYAHDDTSVGSWMMGVQATYKDENRLCCSSINQDKVCSLA